A window of the Cryptococcus neoformans var. neoformans B-3501A chromosome 9, whole genome shotgun sequence genome harbors these coding sequences:
- a CDS encoding hypothetical protein (Match to ESTs gb|CF188138.1|CF188138, gb|CF187514.1|CF187514, gb|CF185356.1|CF185356; HMMPfam hit to Pyridoxal_deC, Pyridoxal-dependent decarboxylase conserved domain, score: 246.5, E(): 4.7e-71), whose product MALSQHVDADKLIEECKDHPIKRHLSHKAALYDIPYTSRYEVEDEVPRYRLPSKGVNGRATYQLLHDELMLDGNPNMNLASFVHTWVPDECNRLVQENINKNLVDQDEYPAAQQIHERCISMLSHLWHAPKEATAMGTATTGSSEAIMLGGLALKRRWQEKMKAAGKDIHNPGPNIVMGAEAQVALEKFARYFEVEARLVPIKPESSYVMDPKDVLKYVDENTIGVFVILGSTYTGAFESVKDVAQELDKYEAETGISVPIHVDAASGGFVAPFAYPHYQWDFQIPRVHSINASGHKYGMSTVGVGWIIWRSMEYLPKELIFELHYLGATDYSFNLNFSRPAHPILAQMFTFLNLGFEGYKRIMDKNLTVARLISRALEHSGYFICLSKIHHPKALTESSSSAEQSNILPAVADAANTVLHGKKTTVDDAEYYCEGLPVVSFMFTDEIKKKYPGVKQAWIQMQLRSIGWIVPNYPLAPDCEKTEILRVVVRESLSGDLARKLIHDILQVTEDLLNDAGPSYSMSTATRRHENLDHGKLDNIDAVHIKQHTSTYSKPC is encoded by the exons ATGGCCCTCTCTCAACACGTAGACGCCGACAAGCTCATTGAAGAGTGCAAAGACCACCCTATCAAGAGGCACCTTAGTCATAA GGCTGCTCTTTATGATATTCCCTACACTTCCCGCTACGAAGTTGAGGACGAGGTTCCGAGATACAGGCTCCCCAGTAAGGGTGTCAATGGCAGGGCTACATACCAGCTCTTACACGATGAGCTGATGCTTG ATGGGAACCCCAACATGAATTTGGCTTC ATTTGTTCACACTTGGGTTCCTGATGAGTGCAACCGTCTTGTCCAGGAAAACATCAATAAGAATCTGGTCGACCAGGACGAATACCCTGCTGCTCAACAGATTCACGAGCGATGTATC TCAATGCTCTCTCACCTCTGGCACGCTCCCAAAGAAGCCACGGCTATGGGCACCGCTACTACCGGTTCCTCTGAAGCCATCATGCTTGGCGGTCTCGCTCTCAAGCGCCGATGGcaggaaaagatgaaagCCGCTGGGAAAGATATCCACAACCCCGGACCTAACATCGTTATGGGTGCAGAGGCTCAAGTAGCTTTGGAGAAGTTTGCTAGATActttgaggttgaggcgAGACTTGTGCCTATTAAGCCTGAG TCGAGTTATGTAATGGACCCCAAGGACGTCCTCAAATACGTCGATGAGAACACAATTGGTGTCTTTGT TATCTTGGGATCAACTTACACCGGCGCGTTTGAATCCGTAAAAGACGTGGCTCAAGAGCTCGACAAATACGAGGCCGAGACAGGTATTAGTGTCCCTATCCACGTTGATGCCGCTTCTGGTGGTTTTGTTGC TCCATTTGCATACCCTCATTACCAGTGGGACTTCCAAATTCCTCGAGTCCATAG TATCAATGCCTCGGGTCACAAGTACGGTATGAGCACTGTGGGTGTCGGATGGATCATCTGGAGGTCTATGGAGTACCTTCCTAAGGAGTTGATCTTTGAGCTTCACTATCTCGGTGCT ACCGATTATTCATTTAATCTCAATTTCAGTAGACCGGCACACCCTATCCTCGCCCAGATGTTCACTT TCTTGAACCTCGGTTTCGAAGGTTACAAGCGTATAATGGACAAGAACCTCACCGTAGCTCGTCTCATCTCCCGAGCCCTCGAGCACTCTGGCTACTTCATTTGTCTCTCCAAGATCCACCACCCCAAGGCTCTTACCGAATCCTCCAGCAGCGCCGAACAATCCAACATCCTCCCTGCCGTCGCCGACGCCGCTAATACCGTTTTGCACGGCAAGAAGACTACTGTTGACGATGCCGAGTATTATTGCGAGGGTTTGCCCGTTGTGTCGTTTATGTTTACGGACGAAATTAAGAAGAAGTACCCTGGTGTGAAGCAGGCGTGGATCCAGATGCAGCTGAGGTCTATCGGCTGGATCGTCCCCAA CTACCCTCTCGCTCCCGACTGCGAGAAAACTGAGATCCTCCGAGTCGTCGTCCGAGAGTCCCTTTCTGGTGACTTGGCGAGGAAGCTCATCCACGACATTCTTCAGGT AACCGAAGATCTCCTAAATGACGCTGGACCTTCATACTCCATGTCTACTGCTACCAGGCGTCACGAGAATTTGGACCACGGCAAGCTGGATAATATTGATGCTGTCCACATCAAG CAACACACTTCCACCTATTCTAAGCCCTGTTAG